A genomic region of Pseudomonas sp. RSB 5.4 contains the following coding sequences:
- a CDS encoding LysR substrate-binding domain-containing protein, which produces MSRRLPPLYALRAFEAAARHSSFTRAAEELSITQSAVSRHIKTLEEHFACKLFHRSGRNLQLTESARMLLPGIRDGFAALERACNTLRAEDDILRMKAPSTLTMRWLLARLSRFRHLQPGNEVQLTSAWMDVDSVDFNNEPFDCAVLLSDGHFPPDWEASLLFPEELIPVGAPNLLNDQPWDVARLASTELLHPTPDRRDWRSWLEHMGLSDQISLKGGQVFDTLELGMIAAARGYGVSMGDLLMVAEDVAQGRLSLPWPTAVASGLNYYLVWPKTRPGGERLRRLSDFLQGEVRAMALPLVKRLS; this is translated from the coding sequence ATGTCCCGTCGTCTTCCTCCGTTGTATGCCCTGCGCGCATTCGAAGCGGCGGCGCGGCACAGCTCGTTCACCCGCGCGGCCGAGGAGTTGTCGATCACCCAGAGTGCAGTCAGCCGGCACATTAAGACGCTGGAAGAGCATTTCGCCTGCAAGCTGTTTCATCGCAGCGGGCGCAACCTGCAACTGACGGAATCGGCGCGGATGCTGTTGCCTGGAATCCGCGACGGCTTCGCGGCCCTTGAGCGCGCCTGCAACACCTTGCGCGCCGAAGACGACATCCTGCGCATGAAAGCGCCGTCTACCCTGACCATGCGCTGGCTGCTGGCGCGCCTCAGCCGCTTCCGCCATCTGCAACCGGGTAACGAGGTGCAACTGACCAGCGCCTGGATGGACGTGGATTCAGTGGACTTCAACAACGAGCCGTTCGACTGCGCTGTGCTGCTCAGTGATGGGCATTTCCCGCCCGACTGGGAAGCCAGCCTGCTATTCCCGGAAGAGCTGATACCGGTGGGCGCGCCCAATCTGCTGAACGACCAGCCGTGGGATGTTGCGCGTCTGGCGTCCACCGAACTGTTGCATCCGACTCCGGATCGGCGCGACTGGCGCAGTTGGCTGGAGCACATGGGCCTGTCCGATCAGATCTCGCTCAAGGGCGGACAGGTGTTCGATACCCTCGAGCTGGGGATGATCGCCGCAGCCCGAGGCTACGGGGTGTCGATGGGCGATTTGCTGATGGTTGCCGAAGATGTGGCGCAAGGAAGACTGAGCCTGCCATGGCCGACCGCGGTCGCCAGCGGACTGAATTATTACCTGGTGTGGCCGAAAACCCGTCCGGGAGGTGAACGTTTGCGCCGCCTCAGCGACTTCCTGCAAGGCGAAGTGCGCGCCATGGCGTTGCCGCTGGTCAAGCGCTTGAGCTGA
- a CDS encoding NorM family multidrug efflux MATE transporter, whose translation MQHPVRTELWAILRLAGPLIASQLAHMLMVLTDTLMMARLSPEALAGGGLGAASYSFVSIFCIGVIAAVGTLVAIRKGAGDIIGAARLTQAGLWLAWLMALGAALLLWNLKPVLLLFGQTETNVHAAGQFLIALPFALPGYLSFMALRGFTSAIGRATPVMVISLGGTVANFLLNYALITGMFGLPKLGLTGIGLVTAIVANCMALALAWHIRRHPAYNAYPLRAGLSRPNRQYLQELWRLGLPIGGTYAVEVGLFAFAALCMGTMGSTQLGAHQIALQIVSVAFMVPAGMSYAITMRVGQHYGAGQLSDARMSGRVGIVFGAVVMLGFAMVFWLLPNQLVGLFLDHNNPAFAEVIRLAVSLLAVAAWFELFDGTQTIAMGCIRGLKDAKTTFLVGLGCYWLIGAPAAWWMAFHLNWGPTGVWWGLALGLACAAVSLTLAFEWKMKRMIRLEPASADQYTIAQAD comes from the coding sequence ATGCAGCATCCCGTGCGTACCGAACTCTGGGCCATCCTGCGGCTGGCCGGGCCGCTGATTGCCTCGCAGTTGGCGCACATGCTGATGGTGCTGACCGACACCTTGATGATGGCGCGCCTCAGTCCCGAAGCCCTGGCCGGGGGCGGACTGGGGGCGGCGAGTTATTCGTTCGTGTCGATCTTCTGCATCGGTGTGATTGCAGCGGTCGGTACCCTGGTGGCGATCCGTAAGGGCGCGGGCGACATCATCGGCGCGGCCCGCCTGACCCAGGCCGGGTTGTGGCTGGCATGGCTGATGGCGCTCGGCGCCGCACTGCTGCTGTGGAACCTGAAACCGGTGTTGCTGCTGTTCGGCCAGACCGAAACCAACGTCCATGCCGCCGGGCAATTCCTCATTGCCCTGCCCTTCGCCCTGCCCGGCTACCTGAGCTTCATGGCCCTGCGCGGCTTCACCAGTGCGATTGGCCGGGCGACCCCGGTGATGGTCATCAGTCTCGGCGGCACCGTCGCCAACTTCCTGCTCAATTACGCACTGATCACCGGGATGTTCGGCCTGCCGAAACTGGGGCTGACCGGCATCGGTCTGGTCACGGCAATCGTTGCCAACTGCATGGCGCTGGCGTTGGCCTGGCACATTCGCCGGCATCCGGCCTACAACGCCTACCCGTTGCGCGCCGGTCTGTCGCGACCCAATCGTCAATATCTGCAAGAGCTGTGGCGTCTCGGCCTGCCGATTGGCGGCACCTATGCCGTGGAAGTCGGCTTGTTCGCCTTCGCCGCGCTGTGCATGGGCACCATGGGCAGCACGCAACTGGGCGCCCATCAAATCGCCCTGCAGATCGTTTCGGTGGCGTTCATGGTGCCGGCGGGGATGTCCTACGCGATCACCATGCGCGTCGGCCAGCATTATGGCGCCGGGCAACTGAGCGATGCGCGAATGTCCGGGCGGGTCGGCATCGTTTTCGGTGCGGTGGTGATGCTGGGTTTTGCCATGGTGTTCTGGCTGCTGCCGAATCAACTGGTCGGGTTGTTCCTCGATCACAACAATCCGGCGTTTGCCGAGGTGATTCGCCTGGCGGTGAGCCTGTTGGCGGTGGCGGCGTGGTTCGAGCTGTTCGACGGCACGCAGACGATTGCCATGGGCTGTATCCGTGGGCTCAAGGACGCGAAAACCACGTTCCTGGTCGGGCTCGGTTGCTATTGGCTGATTGGCGCACCGGCGGCGTGGTGGATGGCGTTCCACCTGAACTGGGGGCCGACGGGCGTGTGGTGGGGTCTGGCGCTGGGCCTGGCCTGTGCGGCAGTGAGCCTGACCCTGGCGTTTGAATGGAAGATGAAGCGGATGATTCGGTTGGAGCCTGCATCAGCAGATCAGTACACAATCGCTCAGGCAGACTGA
- a CDS encoding bifunctional diguanylate cyclase/phosphodiesterase, producing the protein MSTPVEPLRLLLLAEEPAWTALLRECLAPMGSAAVLISAPSWESVSSLFEDNRHAVLLTVPALQPAPGRCSLPTVLLLEHEPATAPVGVSDWLVFDALDAGMLRRCLRHVRERGVLENTLQRLAEQDPLTGIANRQGFQTLLTARLAENDGRGLALGHLDLDNFRHANDALGHQAGDRLILQVVARLKSQLEAGDQLARLGSDEFALLIDTRRAPQRAEWMAERITEALSEPYWVDGESLLIGSSLGIAHARAQGGADPLMWHAHIAMQQAKSTQGCTFHIFNERINRNARSMADLESELRRALRRDELELHYQPRLNLADGQIVGLEALVRWRHGERGLLPPSEFVPLAEQSGLIVPLGYWVISRALRDMQALRERGLPALHMAINLSFRQFQDSQLLPTLSRLIAERGVEAQWLEFELTETAVMRRSDLVKQTMDALGRLGVRFSLDDFGTGFSSFVHLNSLPITLLKIDKSFVGGMEQREENRKLVHAMINLAHNLHLEVVAEGVETPEQLDLLRGFGCDQVQGYLISRPLPLAELVEYLTFGASQQSSLEFVS; encoded by the coding sequence TTGTCTACGCCTGTCGAACCCTTGCGTTTGCTGCTACTGGCCGAAGAGCCAGCGTGGACAGCGTTATTGCGCGAGTGTCTGGCTCCGATGGGGAGCGCGGCGGTGCTGATCAGCGCGCCGAGCTGGGAGTCGGTCAGCAGTCTGTTCGAAGACAACCGTCATGCGGTGTTGTTGACCGTTCCCGCGTTGCAGCCGGCCCCGGGCCGTTGCAGCCTGCCGACCGTGTTGCTGCTGGAACACGAACCGGCCACTGCGCCCGTTGGCGTCAGCGACTGGCTGGTGTTCGACGCCCTCGATGCCGGCATGCTGCGCCGTTGCCTGCGTCATGTGCGAGAGCGCGGCGTTCTCGAAAACACTCTGCAACGCCTCGCTGAACAGGATCCGCTGACCGGCATCGCCAATCGCCAGGGCTTTCAGACCCTGCTCACCGCGCGGCTGGCAGAAAACGACGGGCGCGGTCTGGCCCTCGGACATCTCGATCTCGACAACTTTCGTCATGCCAACGACGCCCTCGGGCATCAGGCCGGCGACCGGCTGATCCTGCAAGTCGTCGCCCGGCTGAAAAGTCAGCTGGAGGCCGGTGATCAACTGGCGCGCCTGGGCAGCGACGAATTTGCCCTGCTGATCGACACCCGCCGCGCGCCGCAACGCGCGGAGTGGATGGCCGAACGCATCACAGAAGCCTTGTCCGAACCCTATTGGGTCGACGGCGAAAGCCTGTTGATCGGTTCCAGTCTCGGTATCGCCCATGCCCGCGCACAAGGTGGTGCCGACCCGCTGATGTGGCACGCGCACATCGCCATGCAGCAGGCCAAGAGCACGCAGGGCTGCACCTTCCATATCTTCAACGAACGCATCAATCGCAACGCCCGGAGCATGGCCGACCTCGAAAGCGAGCTGCGCCGGGCGTTGCGTCGCGATGAGCTGGAGCTGCATTACCAGCCGCGACTGAATCTTGCAGACGGGCAGATCGTCGGCCTCGAAGCCTTGGTGCGCTGGCGCCATGGCGAGCGCGGGCTGCTGCCACCGAGCGAATTCGTGCCGCTGGCCGAGCAGAGTGGTTTGATCGTGCCGCTGGGCTACTGGGTGATTTCCCGCGCGTTGCGCGACATGCAGGCACTGCGCGAGCGCGGGCTGCCGGCGCTGCATATGGCGATCAACCTGTCGTTCCGCCAGTTTCAGGACAGCCAGTTGCTGCCGACGCTCAGCCGGCTGATTGCCGAGCGCGGGGTCGAGGCGCAGTGGCTGGAATTTGAACTCACCGAAACCGCCGTGATGCGCCGCAGCGACCTGGTCAAGCAGACCATGGACGCCCTCGGCCGCCTCGGCGTGCGTTTCTCGCTGGATGACTTCGGCACCGGGTTCTCCTCGTTCGTGCACCTCAACAGCCTGCCGATCACGCTGCTGAAGATCGACAAGAGCTTTGTCGGCGGTATGGAGCAACGCGAAGAGAACCGCAAACTGGTGCATGCGATGATCAACCTCGCGCACAACCTGCACCTGGAAGTGGTGGCCGAGGGAGTGGAGACGCCGGAGCAGCTGGATCTGCTGCGCGGGTTTGGCTGTGATCAGGTGCAGGGTTATCTGATCAGCCGGCCGTTGCCATTGGCGGAGTTGGTTGAGTACCTGACGTTTGGGGCCAGCCAGCAGTCATCACTGGAATTTGTGAGCTGA
- the rep gene encoding DNA helicase Rep: MSRLNPRQQEAVNYVGGPLLVLAGAGSGKTSVITRKIAHLIQNCGIRAQYIVAMTFTNKAAREMKERVGTLLRAGEGRGLTVCTFHNLGLNIIRKEHARLGYKPGFSIFDETDVKALMTDIMQKEYAGDDGVDEIKNMIGAWKNDLILPAQALENARNPKEQTAAIVYTHYQRTLKAFNAVDFDDLILLPVKLFEEHADILEKWQNKVRYLLVDEYQDTNASQYLLVKMLIGKRNQFTVVGDDDQSIYAWRGARPENLMLLKDDYPSLKVVMLEQNYRSTSRILRCANVLISNNPHEFEKQLWSEMGHGDEIRVIRCRNEDAEAERVAMEILSLHLRTDRPYSDFAILYRGNYQAKLIELKLQHHQVPYRLSGGNSFFGRQEVKDLMAYFRLIVNPDDDNAFLRVINVPRREIGSTTLEKLGNYATERKISMYAATDEIGLGEHLDSRFTDRLSRFKRFMDKVREQCAGEDPISALRSMVMDIDYENWLRTNSSSDKAADYRMSNVWFLIEALKNTLEKDEDGEMTVEDAIGKLVLRDMLERQQEEEDGAEGVQMMTLHASKGLEFPYVFIMGMEEEILPHRSSIEADTIEEERRLAYVGITRARQTLAFTFAAKRKQYGEIIDCAPSRFLDELPPDDLAWEGNDDTPTEVKAVRGNSALADIRAMLKR; encoded by the coding sequence ATGTCCCGACTCAATCCCCGGCAGCAAGAAGCCGTGAACTACGTCGGCGGCCCTCTATTGGTGCTCGCCGGCGCTGGCTCCGGCAAGACCAGCGTGATCACCCGCAAGATCGCGCACCTGATCCAGAACTGTGGCATCCGCGCCCAGTACATCGTCGCCATGACCTTTACCAACAAGGCCGCGCGCGAGATGAAGGAGCGGGTCGGCACCCTGCTGCGTGCCGGCGAAGGTCGCGGCCTGACGGTCTGCACCTTCCACAACCTGGGCCTGAACATCATCCGCAAGGAGCATGCGCGGCTGGGCTACAAACCCGGTTTCTCGATCTTCGACGAGACCGACGTCAAAGCCCTGATGACCGACATCATGCAGAAGGAATACGCAGGCGACGACGGCGTCGACGAGATCAAGAACATGATCGGCGCCTGGAAAAACGACCTGATCCTGCCGGCCCAGGCGCTGGAAAACGCGCGCAATCCGAAAGAACAGACTGCCGCCATCGTCTACACCCACTATCAGCGCACGCTCAAGGCGTTCAACGCGGTGGACTTCGACGACCTGATCCTGCTGCCGGTGAAACTCTTCGAAGAGCACGCCGACATTCTCGAAAAGTGGCAGAACAAGGTGCGTTACCTGCTGGTCGACGAATACCAGGACACCAACGCCAGCCAGTACCTGCTGGTGAAGATGCTGATCGGCAAGCGCAACCAGTTCACCGTGGTGGGCGACGACGACCAGTCGATCTATGCCTGGCGTGGCGCACGGCCGGAAAACCTGATGCTGCTCAAGGATGACTACCCGTCGCTGAAAGTGGTGATGCTCGAGCAGAACTATCGGTCCACCAGCCGCATCCTGCGCTGCGCCAACGTGCTGATCTCGAACAACCCGCACGAATTCGAAAAACAGCTGTGGAGCGAGATGGGCCACGGCGACGAGATCCGCGTGATCCGCTGCCGCAACGAGGACGCCGAAGCCGAGCGCGTGGCCATGGAAATCCTCAGCCTGCACTTGCGCACCGACCGCCCGTACAGCGATTTCGCGATCCTCTATCGCGGCAACTACCAGGCCAAGCTGATCGAACTGAAGTTGCAGCACCACCAGGTGCCGTACCGCCTGAGCGGCGGCAACAGCTTCTTTGGGCGTCAGGAAGTGAAGGACCTGATGGCCTACTTCCGCCTGATCGTGAACCCGGACGACGACAACGCCTTCCTGCGCGTGATCAACGTGCCGCGCCGGGAAATCGGCTCGACCACCCTGGAAAAACTCGGCAACTACGCCACCGAACGCAAGATCTCGATGTACGCCGCCACCGATGAAATCGGTCTGGGCGAGCATCTGGACAGCCGCTTCACTGATCGCCTGTCGCGCTTCAAGCGCTTCATGGACAAAGTGCGCGAGCAGTGTGCCGGCGAAGATCCGATCTCGGCGCTGCGCAGCATGGTCATGGACATCGACTACGAGAACTGGCTGCGCACCAACAGTTCCAGCGACAAGGCTGCGGACTACCGGATGAGCAACGTCTGGTTCCTGATCGAAGCCTTGAAGAACACCCTGGAAAAAGACGAAGACGGCGAGATGACCGTCGAGGACGCCATCGGCAAACTGGTCCTGCGCGACATGCTCGAGCGGCAGCAGGAAGAAGAGGACGGCGCCGAAGGCGTGCAGATGATGACCCTGCATGCGTCCAAGGGCCTGGAATTCCCTTACGTGTTCATCATGGGCATGGAAGAGGAAATCCTCCCGCACCGCTCCAGCATCGAAGCCGACACCATCGAAGAGGAACGCCGCCTGGCCTACGTGGGCATCACCCGCGCGCGTCAGACCCTGGCGTTCACCTTCGCCGCCAAGCGCAAGCAGTACGGCGAGATCATCGACTGCGCGCCAAGCCGCTTCCTCGATGAGCTGCCGCCGGACGACCTGGCGTGGGAAGGCAACGACGACACACCGACCGAAGTCAAAGCCGTGCGTGGCAATAGCGCATTGGCTGATATACGCGCGATGTTAAAGCGCTAG
- a CDS encoding xanthine phosphoribosyltransferase, which produces MEALHQKIREQGIVLSDQVLKVDAFLNHQIDPALMKLIGDEFATLFKDSGITKIVTIEASGIAPAIMTGLNLGVPVIFARKQQSLTLTENLLSATVYSFTKKTESTVAISPRHLTSSDRVLIIDDFLANGKASQALISIIKQAGATVAGLGIVIEKSFQGGRAELDSQGYRVESLARVKSLKDGVVTFIE; this is translated from the coding sequence ATGGAAGCATTGCACCAGAAAATCCGCGAACAAGGCATCGTGCTTTCCGACCAGGTCCTGAAAGTCGACGCCTTTCTGAACCATCAGATCGACCCGGCCCTGATGAAGCTGATCGGCGACGAATTCGCCACGCTGTTCAAGGATTCGGGCATCACCAAGATCGTCACCATCGAAGCCTCGGGCATTGCCCCGGCGATCATGACCGGTCTGAACCTGGGCGTGCCGGTGATCTTCGCCCGCAAGCAACAGTCCCTGACCCTGACAGAAAACCTGCTGTCGGCGACCGTTTATTCGTTCACCAAAAAGACCGAAAGCACGGTGGCCATCTCGCCACGGCACCTGACCAGCAGCGACCGCGTGCTGATCATCGACGACTTCCTGGCCAACGGTAAGGCCTCGCAGGCGTTGATCTCGATCATCAAACAGGCTGGCGCCACCGTTGCCGGTCTGGGCATCGTGATCGAGAAGTCGTTCCAGGGCGGCCGGGCCGAACTGGACTCGCAGGGCTACCGCGTTGAATCGCTGGCTCGCGTGAAATCGCTGAAGGATGGCGTCGTTACCTTCATCGAATAA
- a CDS encoding acetyl-CoA hydrolase/transferase C-terminal domain-containing protein has product MVQLCSIEQAVDDVLARLPAHIHMGMPLGLGKPNHFVNALYRRIKDLPERQLTIYTALCLGRPTLGDGLQKRFLEPFVERVFGDYLEFDFLADLHRDSLPANIRIEQFFMQPGSLLNSPPAQQDYVSSNYSHAARDINAAGLNLVAQLLASSSEHPDRLSLSCNPDITLDLLPMIAKRRAAGETILLVGQVHTDLPYMPGDAEVDIDTFDLLIDAKDSSTLFSTPNMPVGFQDHFIGLHASTLVRDGGTLQIGIGSMGDALTAALLARQADNAGYQALLNDINLSQWAQLIEREGGTAPFAKGLYGCSEMFVNGLLVLADAGIIRRKVYSDVHTQEQANAGTLDESAQTDGISVHGGFFLGPRSFYERLRELPQSKRLEFNMTRISYINELYGQEELKRLQRLDARFINTVFTMTLMGAGVADQLEDGRVLSGVGGQYNFVAQGHALHDARSILILRSWRESGGEVSSNIVWEYGHCTIPRHLRDIVVTEYGIADLRGKTDAVVIESLLNISDSRFQPELIEQAQKVGKLPQDFRLDPRFADNTPQRLQAIAAKHPNLFPEYPLGCDFTVIERDLLRALNWLKSKFKLSEILELGKAALDAPEASTFPEHLERMQLTHPEGLKEDLFQRLLLTGLKATAN; this is encoded by the coding sequence ATGGTGCAGTTGTGTTCGATCGAACAGGCAGTGGACGACGTGCTTGCACGCTTGCCGGCGCACATCCACATGGGCATGCCGCTGGGGCTGGGCAAGCCCAATCACTTCGTCAACGCGCTGTACCGGCGGATCAAGGACTTGCCCGAGCGGCAACTGACGATCTATACCGCGCTGTGCCTCGGTCGGCCGACGCTGGGTGACGGTCTGCAGAAGCGCTTCCTCGAACCCTTCGTCGAGCGCGTATTCGGCGACTACCTCGAATTCGATTTCCTTGCCGACCTGCACCGCGACAGCCTCCCCGCCAATATCCGCATCGAACAGTTTTTCATGCAGCCCGGCAGCCTGCTCAACAGCCCGCCGGCCCAGCAGGATTACGTCAGCAGCAACTACAGCCACGCCGCCCGCGATATCAATGCCGCCGGCCTCAATCTGGTGGCGCAATTGCTCGCCAGCAGCAGCGAACATCCCGATCGCCTGAGCCTGAGCTGCAACCCGGACATCACCCTCGACCTGTTGCCGATGATCGCCAAGCGCCGCGCCGCCGGGGAGACCATTCTGCTGGTCGGCCAGGTGCACACCGATCTGCCGTACATGCCCGGTGATGCCGAAGTCGATATCGACACCTTCGACCTGCTGATCGACGCGAAGGACAGCAGCACGCTGTTTTCCACGCCGAACATGCCGGTGGGCTTTCAGGATCATTTCATCGGCCTGCACGCCAGCACCCTGGTGCGCGATGGCGGCACGTTGCAGATCGGCATCGGTTCGATGGGCGACGCGCTCACGGCCGCATTGCTCGCGCGGCAGGCAGACAACGCCGGTTACCAAGCGTTGCTCAACGACATCAATCTCAGCCAGTGGGCACAGTTGATCGAGCGCGAGGGTGGTACCGCGCCATTCGCCAAAGGCCTGTATGGCTGCAGCGAAATGTTCGTCAACGGCCTGCTGGTGCTGGCCGATGCCGGGATCATCCGGCGCAAGGTCTACTCCGACGTGCACACTCAGGAGCAGGCCAACGCCGGCACCCTCGATGAGTCGGCGCAGACCGATGGCATCTCGGTGCACGGCGGCTTCTTCCTCGGCCCGCGCAGTTTCTACGAGCGCCTGCGTGAGTTGCCGCAGAGCAAGCGCCTCGAATTCAACATGACCCGCATCAGCTACATCAACGAGCTGTACGGGCAGGAAGAATTGAAGCGCTTGCAACGGCTTGATGCACGGTTCATCAACACAGTGTTCACCATGACGCTGATGGGCGCGGGCGTGGCCGATCAACTGGAAGACGGGCGGGTGCTCAGCGGTGTTGGCGGGCAATACAACTTCGTCGCCCAGGGCCATGCGCTGCACGATGCGCGTTCGATTCTGATCCTGCGCAGCTGGCGTGAGTCCGGCGGCGAGGTCAGTTCGAACATCGTCTGGGAATACGGGCATTGCACGATTCCACGGCACCTGCGCGACATCGTGGTCACCGAGTACGGCATCGCCGATCTGCGCGGCAAGACCGATGCGGTGGTGATCGAGTCGTTGCTGAACATCAGCGATTCACGCTTCCAGCCAGAACTGATCGAGCAGGCGCAGAAGGTCGGCAAACTGCCGCAGGATTTCCGTCTCGATCCGCGTTTCGCCGATAACACGCCGCAACGCTTGCAGGCGATTGCCGCAAAGCATCCGAATCTGTTTCCGGAGTATCCGCTGGGCTGTGATTTCACCGTGATCGAGCGGGATCTGCTGCGGGCGCTGAACTGGCTGAAGAGCAAGTTCAAGCTGAGCGAGATATTGGAGCTGGGCAAGGCCGCGCTGGATGCGCCGGAGGCTTCGACGTTCCCTGAACACCTTGAACGTATGCAACTGACCCACCCGGAAGGCCTGAAAGAAGACCTGTTCCAGCGCCTGCTACTCACCGGGCTGAAGGCCACCGCGAACTAA
- a CDS encoding c-type cytochrome, which produces MKMLAAPATVLALWAVSAQAATNDDIAKRLEPVGQVCVQGQECKGMEVAASTGGGGGAKTPDEVIAKHCNACHGTGLLGAPKIGDAAAWKDRADHQGGLDGLLAKAITGINSMPPKGTCADCSDDELKGAIKKMSGL; this is translated from the coding sequence ATGAAAATGCTGGCCGCACCAGCAACCGTACTGGCCCTCTGGGCTGTCAGCGCTCAAGCTGCGACGAATGACGACATTGCCAAGCGCCTCGAGCCGGTCGGCCAGGTGTGCGTTCAGGGGCAGGAATGCAAAGGAATGGAAGTCGCTGCCTCCACTGGCGGCGGCGGTGGGGCGAAGACGCCGGATGAAGTGATTGCAAAACATTGCAACGCTTGCCACGGCACGGGCCTGCTGGGCGCCCCGAAAATCGGTGACGCAGCGGCCTGGAAAGACCGTGCCGATCACCAGGGCGGCCTCGACGGCCTGCTGGCCAAAGCCATCACCGGCATCAATTCCATGCCGCCAAAAGGCACCTGCGCCGATTGCTCGGACGACGAGCTCAAGGGCGCGATCAAGAAGATGTCCGGCCTGTAA